One genomic region from Bacillus sp. SLBN-46 encodes:
- a CDS encoding universal stress protein, whose product MGLKYKNILVAIDGSKEADWALRKGIEIAKRNDAALLLVHVIDTRSFALIEAYDTVIGDRAEKLAKDMLDNYQKQAVDAGVKEVQYEIEFGSPKVRIPRDVAKKHNVDLIICGATGMNVVERFFIGSVSEHITRYAPCDVLVVRTEKE is encoded by the coding sequence ATGGGACTCAAATATAAAAATATTTTAGTCGCTATTGATGGGTCGAAAGAAGCAGATTGGGCCTTAAGAAAGGGTATTGAAATCGCGAAAAGAAATGATGCTGCCTTACTTTTAGTTCATGTAATAGATACTCGGTCATTCGCGTTAATCGAAGCCTATGACACCGTTATTGGCGATCGAGCAGAAAAGCTGGCAAAAGACATGCTAGATAACTATCAAAAGCAAGCTGTTGATGCAGGTGTAAAAGAGGTTCAGTATGAAATTGAATTCGGTTCTCCTAAGGTTCGAATTCCTAGAGATGTGGCAAAAAAACATAATGTTGACTTAATTATTTGTGGTGCCACAGGAATGAATGTAGTAGAAAGATTCTTTATCGGTAGTGTATCAGAACATATTACACGATATGCACCATGTGATGTTCTTGTAGTCCGAACTGAAAAAGAATAA
- a CDS encoding YtpI family protein yields the protein MFVFAVLVFILFAFYLFYKTKYFRSNREVEKKWLSAKSNIALGLFVCFFGLNYLLFISESTSTLIVSAIFIIYGAFFSWIGFKKYKHYLPFAVEEAKLYEAQK from the coding sequence ATGTTTGTATTTGCTGTTTTAGTTTTCATATTATTCGCTTTCTATTTATTTTATAAGACAAAATACTTTAGAAGCAACCGTGAAGTAGAAAAGAAATGGCTTTCCGCAAAATCAAATATAGCACTCGGTCTTTTTGTTTGTTTCTTTGGTTTAAATTATTTACTATTTATTTCTGAATCTACATCCACTCTTATCGTTTCCGCTATTTTTATCATCTATGGTGCATTTTTTAGTTGGATAGGATTTAAAAAGTATAAACATTACCTTCCATTCGCGGTAGAGGAAGCTAAGCTTTACGAAGCGCAGAAATAA
- a CDS encoding molybdenum cofactor biosynthesis protein B, with product MSTQEHKREAPKSIYCKIITVSDTRNKDTDKSGKLMIELLEQSGHQITDYVIVKDEAIPIQDEILKGCNREDIDAILINGGTGIAKRDVTIETVKSLLDKEIVGFGELFRMLSYQEDIGSAAILSRAIAGVVNNKAVFSTPGSTGAVKLAMNKLILPELGHVVREIKKDL from the coding sequence ATGAGCACGCAGGAACATAAACGGGAAGCCCCTAAGAGTATTTATTGTAAGATAATCACAGTTAGTGATACAAGAAATAAGGACACAGACAAAAGTGGTAAGCTGATGATTGAATTGCTTGAGCAGTCCGGACATCAAATTACTGATTACGTGATTGTAAAGGATGAAGCGATCCCAATTCAAGATGAAATTTTAAAAGGATGTAACCGGGAAGATATTGACGCTATTCTTATTAATGGCGGGACGGGGATAGCCAAGCGAGATGTCACAATTGAAACAGTAAAAAGCCTGCTTGATAAAGAGATTGTTGGCTTCGGAGAATTGTTTAGGATGTTAAGTTATCAAGAAGATATCGGTTCTGCTGCAATCCTTTCAAGAGCGATTGCTGGTGTAGTGAATAATAAGGCGGTATTTTCTACCCCTGGTTCCACTGGTGCGGTAAAGCTTGCGATGAATAAATTAATTTTGCCCGAATTAGGGCATGTAGTAAGAGAAATAAAGAAAGATTTGTAA
- a CDS encoding Xaa-Pro peptidase family protein, translated as MNQRLNKLQAWMKENDIEVSFVTSSENVFYLSGYYTNPHERLLALAVFQEEEPFLVCPGMEVHDAKRSGWDHELIGYSDIDNPWEMILNSINKRMDRVSKVAIEKEHMNVERYEQLLRLFPHSTFVSGEEKLRLLRMVKDASELKIIEEACALADYAVEFGVNEIKEGKTELEILNALEFALKQKGVTEMSFSTMVLTGANAASPHGNPGNTKIQKGDLVLFDLGVVVDRYCSDITRTVAYGDINDKQKEIYDTVLKAQLAAIEASKPGVSAADVDLTARRIIAEAGYSEYFPHRLGHGLGISVHEYPSLTETNQLIIEEGMVYTIEPGIYVPDVAGVRIEDDVFITADGAKILTKFPKELQIVK; from the coding sequence ATGAATCAAAGATTGAACAAACTGCAAGCATGGATGAAGGAGAATGACATTGAAGTCAGTTTTGTTACTTCTTCCGAAAATGTATTTTATTTAAGCGGCTACTATACCAATCCACATGAACGCTTACTCGCCCTCGCTGTGTTCCAAGAGGAAGAGCCGTTCCTAGTTTGTCCAGGGATGGAAGTACATGATGCTAAACGATCTGGATGGGATCATGAATTAATCGGCTATAGTGACATTGATAATCCATGGGAAATGATTTTGAATTCTATCAATAAAAGAATGGATCGCGTGTCAAAGGTTGCTATCGAGAAAGAGCATATGAATGTAGAACGGTATGAACAGCTCTTACGATTATTCCCTCATTCCACTTTTGTTTCAGGTGAGGAAAAATTAAGACTCCTTCGAATGGTCAAAGATGCTTCCGAATTAAAAATTATCGAAGAGGCTTGTGCACTTGCTGATTATGCGGTTGAATTCGGAGTAAATGAAATCAAGGAAGGGAAAACAGAGCTAGAAATTCTTAATGCATTAGAGTTTGCCTTAAAGCAAAAAGGCGTGACTGAGATGTCCTTTTCAACAATGGTTCTAACTGGTGCGAATGCTGCTTCTCCTCATGGTAATCCAGGCAATACTAAGATTCAAAAAGGTGATTTAGTTTTATTTGATTTGGGTGTAGTTGTAGATCGCTATTGTTCAGATATCACAAGAACCGTTGCATATGGTGACATTAACGACAAGCAAAAAGAAATATATGATACAGTGTTAAAAGCCCAATTGGCAGCGATTGAAGCAAGTAAACCTGGTGTGAGTGCAGCAGACGTTGACCTTACTGCCCGTCGAATTATCGCTGAAGCAGGATACAGTGAGTATTTTCCACACCGTCTTGGACACGGCCTAGGAATTAGTGTTCATGAATATCCATCTTTAACCGAGACAAATCAGCTGATTATTGAAGAAGGAATGGTTTATACCATTGAACCGGGAATCTATGTCCCTGATGTTGCCGGAGTGCGTATCGAGGATGATGTGTTTATTACTGCTGATGGAGCAAAGATCTTGACCAAATTCCCAAAAGAACTGCAAATTGTGAAGTAG
- a CDS encoding bifunctional oligoribonuclease/PAP phosphatase NrnA, protein MIEQILATIEQYETIIVHRHVRPDPDAYGSQGGLVAILQESYPDKKIYAVGQEEPTLHFMRRLDVIEDEMYKGALVIVCDTANAARICDDRYSLGEKLIKIDHHPNEDPYGDLLWVDTSASSCSEMIYEFYLTGKEKGLKMNDEAARLLFAGIVGDTGRFLFPSTTEKTFAYAGELIHYHFSRTEVFDKMYELDAHIIKLNGYILQNFELQENGVASVMLTKELLKEYGARPAEASLLVGILGNVKGIKAWVFFIEEEDQIRVRLRSKGPVINGVARKFKGGGHPLASGASIYSWDEVEHVLKELDEVCRNYTK, encoded by the coding sequence ATGATTGAGCAAATTTTAGCAACAATAGAACAATATGAAACCATCATTGTTCATCGACATGTCCGACCTGACCCGGATGCTTATGGTTCACAGGGTGGACTGGTAGCCATTTTACAAGAGTCGTATCCGGATAAAAAAATTTACGCAGTTGGTCAAGAAGAACCAACTCTTCATTTTATGCGCAGACTGGATGTTATTGAGGATGAGATGTACAAAGGTGCCTTGGTCATTGTTTGTGATACAGCAAATGCAGCAAGAATTTGTGATGACCGATATTCATTAGGTGAAAAGCTTATTAAAATTGATCATCATCCAAATGAAGATCCATATGGTGATTTATTATGGGTAGACACCAGTGCCAGTTCGTGTAGCGAGATGATTTATGAGTTTTATTTAACCGGTAAAGAAAAAGGGTTGAAGATGAATGATGAAGCAGCAAGACTGCTATTCGCTGGTATTGTCGGTGATACAGGAAGATTCCTTTTTCCTAGCACTACAGAGAAAACCTTTGCTTACGCAGGTGAACTGATCCATTATCATTTCTCTCGTACAGAAGTATTTGATAAGATGTATGAATTGGATGCTCATATCATCAAGTTGAACGGGTATATCCTTCAGAACTTTGAACTTCAGGAAAACGGAGTTGCATCCGTGATGCTTACGAAGGAATTGTTAAAGGAATATGGAGCAAGACCTGCAGAGGCTTCCTTACTAGTCGGCATTTTAGGGAATGTAAAAGGCATTAAAGCATGGGTCTTTTTCATTGAGGAAGAGGATCAAATTCGGGTTCGTCTTCGTTCAAAGGGGCCGGTCATAAATGGTGTGGCTAGAAAGTTTAAAGGTGGAGGCCATCCACTTGCATCAGGCGCTTCCATATATTCTTGGGATGAAGTAGAACATGTCTTAAAAGAACTAGATGAGGTATGTCGGAATTATACCAAATAG
- the ald gene encoding alanine dehydrogenase, which translates to MRIGIPKEIKNNENRVAMTPAGVVNLVKFGHEVFIENGAGLGSGFSDEDYRDAGAKLVETPAEAWSMEMVMKVKEPLPIEYQYFREGLILFTYLHLAPEPELTKALIDKKVVGIAYETVQLPNRSLPLLTPMSEVAGRMAAQIGAQFLEKVHGGMGILLSGVPGVQRGTVTIIGGGVAGTNAAKMAIGLGAKVTIIDLNPDRLRQLDDIFGSDVTTLMSNPYNIAEAVKESDLVIGAVLIPGAKAPKLVSEEMIKTMKSGSVVVDIAIDQGGIFETTDRITTHDNPTYVKHGVVHYAVANMPGAVPRTSTIALTNVTVPYAVQIANKGYRKACLDNEALLKGINTLNGYVTYEAVAEAHGLEFSDTKTLLEKQ; encoded by the coding sequence ATGCGAATCGGAATACCTAAAGAGATAAAAAATAATGAAAACCGTGTAGCAATGACACCTGCTGGAGTGGTCAATCTTGTGAAATTTGGCCATGAGGTCTTTATTGAAAATGGAGCAGGTTTAGGCTCTGGTTTTTCAGATGAAGACTATAGAGATGCAGGAGCAAAGTTAGTAGAAACACCAGCCGAAGCATGGTCCATGGAAATGGTCATGAAAGTTAAGGAACCACTTCCTATCGAATATCAATATTTTCGCGAGGGATTAATCTTATTTACATATTTACATTTAGCGCCGGAACCTGAACTGACTAAAGCATTAATTGATAAAAAGGTTGTAGGGATTGCTTACGAGACAGTTCAGCTTCCTAATCGAAGCCTACCATTATTAACGCCAATGAGTGAAGTGGCTGGGAGAATGGCGGCACAAATTGGTGCCCAATTCCTTGAAAAAGTTCACGGAGGGATGGGGATTCTACTATCCGGTGTTCCCGGTGTACAAAGAGGGACTGTTACGATTATTGGCGGTGGAGTAGCTGGTACCAATGCAGCCAAAATGGCGATTGGATTAGGGGCAAAAGTGACCATTATTGATTTAAATCCAGATCGCCTTCGTCAATTGGATGATATTTTCGGATCTGATGTGACAACATTAATGTCGAATCCTTATAATATTGCAGAAGCAGTGAAAGAATCTGATCTAGTCATTGGAGCAGTTTTGATTCCAGGTGCAAAGGCACCAAAACTTGTTTCTGAAGAAATGATTAAGACCATGAAATCGGGGAGTGTTGTTGTTGATATCGCCATTGATCAAGGTGGTATTTTTGAAACAACAGATCGTATAACTACTCACGATAATCCAACATATGTAAAGCACGGTGTCGTCCATTATGCAGTGGCCAATATGCCTGGAGCAGTACCGAGAACATCGACTATTGCATTAACAAATGTAACCGTTCCATATGCGGTTCAAATTGCTAACAAGGGCTATCGTAAGGCATGTTTAGATAATGAGGCCTTGCTAAAAGGAATTAACACATTAAACGGCTATGTGACTTACGAAGCAGTCGCAGAAGCACACGGCCTTGAATTCTCAGATACAAAAACATTGTTAGAGAAACAGTAA
- a CDS encoding CBS domain-containing protein: MATKHEQILQYIDGLPVGEKISVRQIAKAMTVSEGTAYRAIKEAENKGYVSTIERVGTIRIERKKKENIEKLTFAEVVNIVDGQVVGGRTGLHKTLNKFVIGAMKLEAMMRYTEAGNLLIVGNRTQAHELALKAGAAVLITGGFDSEEHVKKLADSLELPVISTSYDTFTVATMINRAIYDQLIKKEIILVEDILTPLSETYYLKTIDKVSKWHEFNQETRHSRYPVVDQNMKIQGMVTSKDILGQDLDTSIDKIMTKQPMTVNGKTSVASTAHTMVWEGIEVLPVADDSNRLEGIISRQDVLKALQMNQRQPQVGETIDDIVTNQMALIQGKGKGEEVYSCEVTPQMTNHLGTISYGVFTTIVSEAANRVLRSYKKGDLVVENMTIYFIKPVQMESTLEVYPRILEVGRKFGKVDVEVFNDGILVGKAMMMCQLIDRQ; this comes from the coding sequence TTGGCTACTAAGCACGAACAAATTTTACAATATATTGATGGACTCCCTGTGGGGGAGAAAATTTCAGTTCGCCAAATCGCCAAGGCGATGACCGTAAGTGAAGGTACAGCCTATCGAGCGATTAAGGAAGCTGAAAATAAAGGATACGTCAGCACTATTGAAAGAGTAGGAACGATTAGAATTGAACGGAAGAAGAAAGAAAATATTGAAAAGCTGACATTTGCGGAAGTAGTAAATATCGTTGATGGGCAGGTCGTAGGCGGAAGAACGGGCTTGCACAAAACACTGAATAAATTTGTCATTGGTGCCATGAAGCTTGAAGCTATGATGCGCTATACGGAGGCAGGAAACCTGTTAATTGTCGGTAACCGCACGCAAGCACATGAGCTAGCATTAAAAGCAGGGGCTGCTGTGCTGATTACAGGTGGATTTGATTCTGAAGAACATGTGAAAAAGCTTGCTGATAGTCTTGAGTTGCCTGTCATTTCAACTAGCTATGACACCTTCACTGTGGCTACAATGATTAACAGAGCAATATATGACCAATTAATCAAGAAGGAAATTATTTTAGTTGAAGATATTTTGACTCCCTTATCTGAGACCTATTATTTAAAAACAATAGATAAGGTTTCTAAATGGCATGAGTTTAATCAGGAAACAAGACACAGTAGATATCCTGTAGTCGATCAAAATATGAAAATTCAAGGTATGGTGACAAGCAAGGATATTTTAGGACAGGATTTAGACACGTCGATTGATAAGATTATGACGAAGCAGCCAATGACGGTGAATGGAAAAACGAGTGTTGCTTCGACTGCCCATACGATGGTATGGGAGGGAATAGAAGTACTTCCAGTTGCGGACGACTCCAATCGATTAGAAGGGATCATAAGCAGACAGGATGTATTAAAGGCATTACAAATGAATCAAAGACAGCCACAAGTCGGAGAAACAATCGATGATATTGTCACAAATCAAATGGCCCTCATTCAGGGTAAGGGTAAAGGAGAAGAAGTATATTCCTGTGAAGTAACCCCTCAAATGACCAACCATCTTGGAACCATTTCATATGGTGTATTTACAACCATCGTGTCTGAAGCAGCTAACCGGGTCCTTCGAAGCTATAAAAAGGGAGACCTAGTAGTTGAGAATATGACCATCTACTTTATCAAGCCCGTTCAAATGGAGAGTACTTTAGAAGTATATCCGAGAATTCTTGAAGTGGGACGGAAATTCGGTAAGGTAGATGTCGAGGTTTTCAACGATGGAATTTTGGTCGGAAAAGCGATGATGATGTGCCAATTAATTGATCGACAATAA